The genomic stretch TGACAGAAATCAGCCATGAGGTGCAAATTCCCCTTCTGAGAAAAGATTTTACGGTGGACCCTTATCAGATTTACGAGGCAAAGGCCATAGGCGCTTGTGCGGTTCTCCTCATCTGTGCCCTTCTGGATACAAACGCCCTGAAAGAAAATCTAAGGCTATGCCAAGACCTTGGCTTAAGCGCACTGGTCGAGGCCCACGACGAGGAGGAGATCCACTCCGCCCTTTCAGCGGGAGCCAGGATCATCGGAGTAAATAACCGGAATTTAAAAACCTTTGAGGTGGATTTTAATAATTCCCTCCGCTTAAGGAGGCTGGTCCCCCCTGATGTGCTCTTCGTGGCAGAAAGCGGAATCAAAACAGAAACAGACATCAAATTCCTGTCAGAAGCCGGGGTAAATGCCGTTTTGATCGGGGAAAGCCTGATGCGTTCCCCTGACAAAAAGAAAATCATAAGCGGTTTTAAGAGGGCGGCGCAATGAACTTCAAAGGAAAAAAGATCAAAATATGCGGACTGACCCGAAGGGAGGATATCCTGGCAGTGAATACCTGGAAGCCGGATTATGCAGGCTTTGTATTCGCCCCTGGAAAGCGCCGGATTACAGGGCCGAAGGCACAGGAACTTAGAGAGCTGCTGCTGCCGGAGATACCTGCAGTGGGCGTTTTCGTAAACCACCCCATAGACGATATCCTGTCCCTTACCGGGAATGGAATCATTGACCTGATCCAGCTTCACGGTGATGAGGACCGGGATTATATGATGGAATTAAAAAGCTACCTGGCCCCCGGCTTTCCTGTCATGAAGGCCATACGGGTCCGGCAGTCAGTAGATATGAAGAAGGCTGAAAACCTTCCTGCGGATTTCCTGCTTTTTGATACTTATACCAAAGGACTTTACGGCGGCAGCGGGAAAACCTTTGACTGGTCCATGATACCGGACATAAAAAAGCCCTGGTTCCTGGCAGGAGGCATAGACTCCTCAAACGTCAGGCAGGCCATGAAAACAAAGGCCTTTTGCCTGGATCTAAGCAGTTCCGTGGAAACAGAGGGCAAAAAAGACCCGCAAAAAATAAAAGAGATCATACAAATAGTAAGGAGTGAACAGCCATGTCAAAAGGAAAATTTGGACAGCACGGCGGACAATTTGTCCCCGAAACACTGATGAACGCAGTGAATGAACTGGAAGAAGCTTATGAAAAGTACAGCCATGACCAGGAGTTTTTAGCAGAGCTTTCTGACCTCCACAAAAAATATACCGGAAGGCCCTCTCTGCTCTACTATGCGGCGCGGATGACAGAGGATTTAGGTGGCGCGAAAATATATTTAAAGAGGGAGGATTTAAACCACACCGGCTCCCATAAGATCAACAATGCTCTGGGCCAGGTCCTTCTTGCAAAGAAGATGGGAAAGACCCGGGTCATCGCTGAAACAGGGGCCGGACAGCATGGCGTTGCTACCGCTACCGCCGCCGCTCTTATGGGAATGGAATGTGAAGTTTTCATGGGCAAAGAAGATACGGACCGTCAGGCCTTAAACGTATTCCGCATGGAGCTTTTGGGCACAAAGGTTCACGCTGTCACAAGCGGCACCCAGACCTTAAAGGATGCGGTCAATGAGACCATGAGAGAATGGACCAACCGGGTGGCAGATACCCATTATGTCTTAGGCTCTGTCATGGGCCCTCACCCTTTTCCGACCATTGTCAGGGATTTTCAGAGCATCATCGGAAAAGAGGTCCGCTCTCAGCTTATGGAAGCAGAGGGTAAGCTTCCTGATATGGTGATCGCCTGTGTGGGAGGCGGAAGCAATGCCATGGGAATCTTCCATGAATTTGTAAACGAGACTTCCGTAAAGCTGGTGGGCTGCGAGGCCGCCGGGCACGGCATTGAAACAGGAAAGCACGCGGCCACGATTTCCACCGGCTCTCTTGGAATCTTCCATGGCATGAAGTCCTATTTCTGCCAGGATGAGTACGGCCAGATCGCCCCTGTTTTCTCCATTTCCGCAGGACTTGATTATCCTGGCATCGGGCCGGAGCATGCGGCCCTTCATGACTCAGGAAGAGCCAGCTACGTCTCCATTACGGATCAGGAGGCCTTGGAAGCCTTTGAATACTTATCCCGTCAGGAAGGGATCATTCCGGCAATAGAAAGTGCCCATGCCGTAGCCTATGCCAGAAAGATCGCTCCTTCCATGGGAAACGATGAGGTCATTGTCATTAATCTATCAGGGCGGGGCGACAAGGATGTGGCAGCCATTGCCCGCTACAAGGGGGTTGAAATCTATGAGTAGAATAAGCGAAGTATTTTCCAGAGGAAAGGCATTCATCCCATTTATTACGGCAGGAGATCCCGACCTTGCCACCACCGAAGAGCTGGTTCCTGCCATGGCCGAGGCCGGAGCGGATTTGATCGAGCTTGGAATCCCATTTTCTGACCCAATCGCAGAGGGGATCGTGATCCAGGAAGCCGATATGCGGGCTTTGGCGTCAGGAACTACCACGGATAAGCTTTTCAAATCCGTAAAACGGATACGCCAAAAAACCGATGTTCCTCTGGCTTTTATGACTTATATTAATCCGGTTTTTGTGTATGGAAGCGAACGGTTTTTAAAAAATGCGGCTAAGTGCGGCATTGATGCCCTGATCGTGCCGGATATGCCTTTTGAAGAGAGGGAGGAATTGCTGCCCTACTGCAAGAAATACGGAGTCGAACTGATTTCCCTCATCGCCCCCACTTCCAGGGAGCGTATACGGACCATTGCAGCTGGATCGGAAGGATTTATCTACTGCGTTTCCTCCATGGGCGTGACCGGGGTGAGATCGGAAATCAATACCAACATTGGCGAAATGATTTCCTTTGTAAAGGAGGTAAAAGAGATTCCCTGCGCCATCGGCTTTGGAATCTCCACCAAGGAGCAGGCAAGGGAAATGAGCAAACATGCGGACGGCGTCATTGTGGGCAGCGTCATTGTAAAAATTGCCGCAAAATATGGAAAAGACTGCGTAGGGCCTGTCTGCGACTACGTAAGGGAAATGAAGTCCTCCATTTCCGGCTGAGGGCTGGTAAGGGATGTTTCCCTTGACAAGCCGGAGGGGGAATGCTACACTAGTGCCACAAGAGGGAGCTCGTAGGCGGGCTGAGAGGAAGTAATCAACTTCGACCTTTATAACCTGATTTGGGTAATGCCAACGTAGGGATTCATATGGGATGATTGCATATTTCCGAGCCTATACCTGTTGGTATGGGCTCTTTTTCTTGTTTTTTACCGAAAAGCCCTTACAATCCCTACCTTCGCAAGAAAAAGGAGGAACAAACATGAATTACACCACACAAATGGATGCTGCAAGAAAAGGCATTCTGACAAAGGAACTGATGACAGTAGCTGAACACGAACAATGGGAGCCAGAAAAGCTGCGGGAACTGGTAGCGGAAGGAAAAGTCGCCATTCCGGCAAATAAGAACCACAGCTGCTTAAAACCCAGCGGGATCGGCTCCATGCTGAGAACAAAGATCAATGTGAATCTTGGAACATCAAGAGATTTGAATGATCTGGACATGGAGCTTCAAAAAGTAAAGGACGCAGTTCTCATGGGGGCAGAGTCCATTATGGATTTAAGTTCCTTTGGAGATACCCGGAAATTCCGAAAGAAGCTGACGGGAGAATGTCCGGCTATGATTGGTACGGTTCCTATTTACGATGCTGTGGTTTATTATCACAAACCCCTTCGGGAAATCACCGCCGGGGAATGGATAAAAATCGTGGAAATGCACGCGGAAGACGGGGTGGATTTCATGACCATTCACGTTGGGATCAACAAACTGACCGCCAGAAGATTCAAGGAAGCAAAGCGGCTGACTAACATTGTTTCAAGAGGAGGGTCTATTATCTTTGCCTGGATGGAAATGACCGGAGAGGAGAATCCCTTTTACGAGCATTATGACCGCATACTGGAAATCTGTCAGAAACATGACGTGACCTTAAGCCTTGGAGATGCCTGCCGGCCGGGCTGTATAGAGGATGCATCTGATATTTCCCAGGTGGAGGAACTGGTGACACTTGGAGAGCTGACAAGAAGGGCCTGGGAAAAGAATGTACAGATCATTATAGAAGGCCCCGGCCATATGCCCCTTGATCAGATTGCAGCCAATATGAAAATCCAGCAGACGATCTGCAAAGGAGCACCCTTTTATGTTCTGGGACCTCTTGTCACCGATATTGCACCGGGATATGACCATATTACCGCAGCAATCGGTGGAGCGGTGGCAGCTGCTGCCGGAGCAGCGTTTCTCTGCTACGTGACTCCTGCGGAGCATTTGAGACTGCCAGATGAATCAGATGTGAAGGAAGGAATCATTGCAGCCCGGATTGCTGCTCATGCGGCTGACATTGCAAAAGGCATTAAGGGTGCTAAGGAATGGGATCATAAGATGAGCGATGCCAGGAAACGGCTGGATTGGGAAACCATGTTCCAGCTTGCCATTGACCCGGAAAAGGCCAGACGCTACCGGGCCGCGTCAAAACCGGAAAAAGAAGACACCTGCTCCATGTGCGGCAATTTCTGCGCCATGAAGAATATGAACCGGATTTTAGATGGAGAGATCGTCGATATTTTTGATGAATAATACGCAATCAGCGCCCCAACTTGTTAGGTTAAAATTACAT from Lacrimispora sphenoides JCM 1415 encodes the following:
- the trpC gene encoding indole-3-glycerol phosphate synthase TrpC; its protein translation is MILDKLAAASRKRVAATKEKIPMKAMENLAFEALEKTKGNNLSFERSLSSPGISFICEIKRASPSKGLIAPEFPYVEIARDYETAGADAISVLTEPEYFLGSNDYLTEISHEVQIPLLRKDFTVDPYQIYEAKAIGACAVLLICALLDTNALKENLRLCQDLGLSALVEAHDEEEIHSALSAGARIIGVNNRNLKTFEVDFNNSLRLRRLVPPDVLFVAESGIKTETDIKFLSEAGVNAVLIGESLMRSPDKKKIISGFKRAAQ
- a CDS encoding phosphoribosylanthranilate isomerase, which encodes MNFKGKKIKICGLTRREDILAVNTWKPDYAGFVFAPGKRRITGPKAQELRELLLPEIPAVGVFVNHPIDDILSLTGNGIIDLIQLHGDEDRDYMMELKSYLAPGFPVMKAIRVRQSVDMKKAENLPADFLLFDTYTKGLYGGSGKTFDWSMIPDIKKPWFLAGGIDSSNVRQAMKTKAFCLDLSSSVETEGKKDPQKIKEIIQIVRSEQPCQKENLDSTADNLSPKH
- the trpB gene encoding tryptophan synthase subunit beta, producing the protein MSKGKFGQHGGQFVPETLMNAVNELEEAYEKYSHDQEFLAELSDLHKKYTGRPSLLYYAARMTEDLGGAKIYLKREDLNHTGSHKINNALGQVLLAKKMGKTRVIAETGAGQHGVATATAAALMGMECEVFMGKEDTDRQALNVFRMELLGTKVHAVTSGTQTLKDAVNETMREWTNRVADTHYVLGSVMGPHPFPTIVRDFQSIIGKEVRSQLMEAEGKLPDMVIACVGGGSNAMGIFHEFVNETSVKLVGCEAAGHGIETGKHAATISTGSLGIFHGMKSYFCQDEYGQIAPVFSISAGLDYPGIGPEHAALHDSGRASYVSITDQEALEAFEYLSRQEGIIPAIESAHAVAYARKIAPSMGNDEVIVINLSGRGDKDVAAIARYKGVEIYE
- the trpA gene encoding tryptophan synthase subunit alpha; protein product: MSRISEVFSRGKAFIPFITAGDPDLATTEELVPAMAEAGADLIELGIPFSDPIAEGIVIQEADMRALASGTTTDKLFKSVKRIRQKTDVPLAFMTYINPVFVYGSERFLKNAAKCGIDALIVPDMPFEEREELLPYCKKYGVELISLIAPTSRERIRTIAAGSEGFIYCVSSMGVTGVRSEINTNIGEMISFVKEVKEIPCAIGFGISTKEQAREMSKHADGVIVGSVIVKIAAKYGKDCVGPVCDYVREMKSSISG
- the thiC gene encoding phosphomethylpyrimidine synthase ThiC; this encodes MNYTTQMDAARKGILTKELMTVAEHEQWEPEKLRELVAEGKVAIPANKNHSCLKPSGIGSMLRTKINVNLGTSRDLNDLDMELQKVKDAVLMGAESIMDLSSFGDTRKFRKKLTGECPAMIGTVPIYDAVVYYHKPLREITAGEWIKIVEMHAEDGVDFMTIHVGINKLTARRFKEAKRLTNIVSRGGSIIFAWMEMTGEENPFYEHYDRILEICQKHDVTLSLGDACRPGCIEDASDISQVEELVTLGELTRRAWEKNVQIIIEGPGHMPLDQIAANMKIQQTICKGAPFYVLGPLVTDIAPGYDHITAAIGGAVAAAAGAAFLCYVTPAEHLRLPDESDVKEGIIAARIAAHAADIAKGIKGAKEWDHKMSDARKRLDWETMFQLAIDPEKARRYRAASKPEKEDTCSMCGNFCAMKNMNRILDGEIVDIFDE